A genomic window from Candidatus Obscuribacterales bacterium includes:
- a CDS encoding molybdopterin molybdotransferase MoeA gives MITFDEALQQILSNVPLMPAKRLTLETLPGFVIAEPVVANFDMPLFDNSAVDGFGVLSNTTQSASDTAPCKLTLQATIQAGDHANYTLNENSALKILTGAPVPASVDAVVMKEFTEECNGSVLIKQSASPGMNIRRKGEEFRAGQTVLESGMLANASVIGLLATLGYSSFSAYKKPTVAVMSTGNELVQPGQSLKPGQIYDSNSFALATALNSLGLLGVEKLHAKDDPDSTRKTLQKALQADVVISCGGVSVGDYDFVKDIAEAMGIKTIFWRIAIKPGKPVYFGILDNGNAQRKLIFGLPGNPVSALVTFHQLVKPALLKMMGLNYQPLKLTAKLTAPLKKQAGRMEFVRGRLASESGQLVVSPAKGQDSHMMGGIAKADCLIYFPLEAQVLNAGDIVTVEQLNWTL, from the coding sequence ATGATTACATTCGACGAAGCTCTCCAACAAATTCTCTCGAACGTGCCCTTGATGCCGGCAAAGCGTCTCACATTGGAGACTCTGCCGGGCTTCGTTATAGCTGAACCAGTTGTCGCCAATTTCGATATGCCGCTTTTCGATAATTCCGCCGTTGATGGCTTTGGTGTGCTCAGCAACACAACACAATCAGCGAGTGATACTGCGCCATGCAAGTTAACTCTACAGGCAACTATCCAAGCAGGCGACCACGCTAATTACACGCTTAACGAAAACAGCGCATTGAAGATACTGACTGGCGCACCGGTGCCGGCAAGCGTCGATGCAGTTGTGATGAAAGAATTTACCGAAGAATGCAACGGCTCAGTACTTATCAAACAGTCTGCTTCTCCGGGCATGAATATTCGCCGTAAGGGTGAGGAGTTTCGTGCAGGTCAAACTGTATTAGAATCAGGTATGCTCGCCAACGCTTCGGTGATTGGACTTCTGGCGACACTAGGTTATTCTTCATTTTCTGCTTACAAGAAACCAACTGTGGCAGTTATGTCTACAGGCAACGAGCTTGTGCAGCCTGGTCAATCTCTCAAGCCTGGACAAATTTACGATTCCAATTCCTTTGCTTTAGCTACCGCCTTGAATTCATTAGGATTGTTGGGCGTAGAAAAGCTGCACGCTAAAGATGATCCTGACTCGACGCGTAAAACACTCCAAAAAGCATTGCAAGCCGATGTAGTAATTTCTTGCGGCGGTGTCTCCGTTGGTGATTATGACTTTGTCAAAGACATAGCTGAGGCTATGGGTATAAAAACCATTTTCTGGAGAATTGCTATTAAGCCAGGCAAGCCGGTTTATTTCGGGATTCTCGATAACGGCAATGCACAAAGAAAGCTCATCTTCGGGCTTCCAGGCAATCCCGTGTCAGCTCTTGTGACTTTCCATCAGTTGGTTAAACCAGCTTTGCTGAAAATGATGGGACTCAACTATCAACCACTTAAGCTAACGGCAAAGTTAACAGCTCCACTCAAAAAACAAGCCGGTCGCATGGAGTTTGTCCGCGGCAGACTGGCATCCGAATCGGGTCAACTTGTGGTCAGCCCCGCCAAAGGACAAGACTCGCACATGATGGGCGGCATCGCCAAAGCTGATTGTCTAATTTACTTCCCGCTTGAGGCTCAGGTGCTCAATGCCGGAGACATAGTTACTGTCGAACAACTTAATTGGACTCTCTAA
- the moaCB gene encoding bifunctional molybdenum cofactor biosynthesis protein MoaC/MoaB produces the protein MRDVSAKVKTLRTATAKSILKVSPTTIQMIKDGKIPKGDPLPVAKVAAIQAAKNTSQIIPYCHPLPIDYVGVEFNLNKDSIEISATVKAVYKTGVEMEALTAASVAALTIYDMTKMLDEAMEISSTVLVNKTGGKSDFRQKVSGLKAAVLVMSDTIAAGKKSDQSGQVIVDRLKNEGLDVVDYQVISDDPQGIAAAINEYADDKKVDLIVTTGGTGTSPRDNTPQALVDLLDREIPGIAETMRAYGQERTPYSMLSRSIAGTRGSTLIIALPGSQGGVKDSLDAIFPAVVHVFKMLRGANHDAKN, from the coding sequence ATGCGTGACGTTTCAGCAAAAGTAAAAACATTGAGGACTGCTACGGCAAAATCCATCCTCAAAGTAAGTCCAACCACAATTCAGATGATCAAAGACGGTAAGATTCCAAAAGGAGATCCGCTACCGGTGGCAAAAGTCGCTGCAATCCAAGCGGCAAAAAACACCAGTCAAATTATTCCTTACTGTCATCCACTACCGATTGACTATGTAGGAGTGGAGTTCAATCTGAACAAAGACTCAATTGAAATCTCTGCCACAGTCAAAGCCGTTTATAAAACCGGCGTCGAAATGGAAGCCCTTACAGCTGCTTCTGTCGCTGCGCTCACAATTTACGACATGACAAAAATGCTTGATGAGGCAATGGAAATATCCAGCACCGTGCTCGTCAACAAAACAGGCGGCAAGTCGGATTTTAGGCAGAAAGTATCTGGATTAAAAGCAGCGGTTCTGGTTATGTCCGACACTATTGCCGCCGGCAAGAAGAGCGACCAGTCTGGACAGGTAATCGTTGATCGTTTGAAAAACGAGGGACTGGACGTCGTTGACTATCAGGTCATTTCCGATGATCCACAAGGCATTGCAGCAGCGATAAACGAATACGCAGACGACAAGAAAGTAGATTTGATCGTCACTACTGGCGGCACAGGTACAAGCCCGCGTGACAATACCCCACAAGCATTGGTTGATCTTTTAGATCGCGAAATCCCTGGGATTGCCGAGACTATGCGAGCATATGGACAAGAGCGTACACCGTATTCCATGCTTTCGCGTTCTATCGCCGGCACGCGCGGCTCAACTTTGATAATTGCCCTGCCTGGCTCTCAGGGTGGCGTCAAAGATTCTCTCGACGCAATATTTCCCGCAGTAGTTCATGTCTTCAAAATGCTGCGCGGCGCAAATCACGACGCAAAGAACTAG
- the moaA gene encoding GTP 3',8-cyclase MoaA, protein MNKLVDTFGRKHTYLRISVTDRCNLRCSYCMPPEGLNWKEKSEILTYEEIIRIARVFVDLGITKIRLTGGEPLVRKDLHVLIEHLSQLKGIQTIAMTTNAVLLSQQAPALKAAGLTALNISLDTLQKARFTEITKRDDYDNVMRGISAALDSGFAPLKLNVVVIKGFNNDELIDIVNWAKDKPINVRFIEYMPFKDNHWQPEGVFSYAEMREQLEQQFTLTLLEVEHGAVAKDFAIEGHIGTVSFVTSMTESFCHTCNRLRLTADGSVKSCLFYLPEVNLRDVLRRGITDEDLALMIQSAVLMKPEAHPPMEELASVANRSMIEIGG, encoded by the coding sequence ATGAATAAGCTCGTCGACACCTTCGGCCGAAAACATACTTATCTGCGCATTTCTGTTACTGATCGCTGCAATTTGAGATGCTCCTATTGCATGCCTCCTGAAGGTCTTAACTGGAAAGAAAAAAGTGAAATTCTCACGTATGAGGAAATCATTCGTATAGCTCGTGTTTTTGTTGATCTCGGCATTACAAAAATTCGACTAACTGGCGGCGAGCCGTTAGTCCGCAAAGACTTGCATGTATTGATTGAACATCTGTCTCAATTAAAAGGCATCCAGACAATTGCAATGACAACAAATGCAGTTTTGCTGTCACAGCAAGCACCTGCCCTGAAAGCTGCCGGCTTGACTGCTTTGAATATTAGCCTAGACACCCTACAAAAGGCTCGCTTCACCGAAATAACCAAGCGCGATGACTATGACAATGTAATGCGCGGGATTAGTGCAGCACTTGATTCCGGATTTGCTCCACTCAAGTTGAATGTCGTCGTCATCAAAGGGTTCAATAACGATGAGTTGATCGACATTGTGAATTGGGCAAAGGACAAACCAATAAATGTTCGCTTCATTGAATATATGCCTTTCAAGGACAATCATTGGCAGCCTGAAGGCGTATTTTCTTACGCTGAAATGCGCGAGCAGCTAGAACAGCAATTCACCCTTACCCTACTAGAAGTAGAACACGGGGCAGTCGCTAAAGACTTTGCTATTGAAGGACATATTGGAACGGTGAGCTTTGTTACATCAATGACGGAAAGTTTCTGTCATACATGCAACAGGCTGCGTCTGACGGCAGACGGTTCCGTTAAGTCGTGCTTGTTCTACTTACCTGAAGTAAATCTTCGCGACGTTTTACGTAGAGGCATTACCGACGAAGATTTAGCTCTCATGATTCAATCAGCAGTCCTGATGAAACCAGAAGCTCATCCTCCGATGGAAGAGTTGGCTAGTGTGGCTAATAGATCAATGATTGAAATTGGTGGATAA
- a CDS encoding molybdenum cofactor biosynthesis protein MoaE: protein MFKLSKTTIEIEPLKSALSDPRAGALTTFEGWVRNHNEGHDVTLLEYEAMESLAITEAERIITEAKEKFSIYDAICVHRKGALQIGDLAVWLGVTAAHRGEAFDACRYIIDEIKTRLPIWKKEHYKNGTSGWVNCQCSHPAEVGTHE from the coding sequence ATGTTCAAGTTATCAAAAACAACAATTGAAATAGAACCATTAAAGTCCGCCTTGTCTGATCCTCGTGCCGGTGCTCTTACGACATTTGAGGGCTGGGTACGCAACCACAACGAAGGACACGATGTGACATTGCTTGAATATGAGGCAATGGAATCTTTGGCAATAACTGAAGCCGAACGCATCATAACCGAAGCCAAAGAAAAGTTTTCTATCTACGACGCAATCTGTGTGCACCGAAAAGGTGCTCTACAAATTGGCGATCTTGCCGTTTGGCTTGGTGTTACTGCCGCACACCGCGGTGAGGCATTTGATGCTTGCCGATACATCATCGACGAGATAAAAACACGTCTGCCGATATGGAAAAAAGAACACTACAAAAATGGAACTTCCGGCTGGGTCAATTGCCAATGCTCACATCCAGCCGAGGTAGGCACGCATGAATAA
- the moaD gene encoding molybdopterin converting factor subunit 1 encodes MAQPKDLEIQYYALLREQSGTSTESIQTVAQTAGDLYQELAQRHGFSLRMDQLRVAVNEQFASWDKQLQHKDTVVFIPPVAGG; translated from the coding sequence ATGGCACAGCCTAAAGACCTGGAAATTCAGTATTACGCACTTTTGCGTGAGCAATCAGGGACGTCTACGGAGTCTATTCAGACCGTTGCTCAAACTGCCGGCGATCTTTATCAAGAATTAGCACAACGGCATGGCTTTTCTTTGCGAATGGATCAATTGCGGGTTGCTGTTAACGAACAGTTTGCAAGTTGGGACAAACAACTTCAACACAAAGACACCGTGGTTTTCATTCCACCCGTGGCCGGTGGTTAA
- the dtd gene encoding D-tyrosyl-tRNA(Tyr) deacylase: MKAVLQRVSKGSVTVDQKVVGQVGHGLVILLGVQPEDSESECSYLAGKIADMRIFGDENGKMNLSLKDVGGGALVVSQFTLMAEWKKGRRPAFTSAAPPDQANRLYEHFCTCLEQLDVPVQKGIFAADMKVELVNDGPVTLILDTN; this comes from the coding sequence GTGAAAGCAGTATTACAGAGAGTATCGAAAGGTTCTGTGACTGTCGATCAGAAGGTGGTTGGGCAGGTAGGACATGGCTTAGTCATTCTTCTTGGAGTACAGCCCGAAGACAGCGAATCCGAGTGTTCCTATTTGGCAGGCAAGATTGCCGATATGCGCATCTTTGGTGATGAGAACGGCAAGATGAATCTCTCGCTCAAGGACGTTGGCGGCGGAGCCTTAGTCGTCTCCCAGTTCACGCTGATGGCTGAGTGGAAGAAGGGACGCCGCCCGGCATTCACGTCAGCAGCGCCGCCGGATCAAGCTAACCGCCTATACGAGCACTTCTGTACTTGCCTGGAACAACTAGATGTTCCAGTGCAAAAAGGCATTTTCGCGGCCGACATGAAAGTCGAGCTGGTCAACGATGGGCCCGTTACTTTGATCTTAGATACGAACTAA
- the tmk gene encoding dTMP kinase, with the protein MAHAYPGKLIVLEGTDGVGRSTHAEMLQNWLAVEGYGAVMTEWKSSELISTAIDKAKSKNALNTITFSLLYATDLADRLHNIIVPALRAGLIVIADRYYYTAFARDVVRGADQAWVRKLYGFAVEPDLVFYLKMPLEGLLKRIITTRGGLDFYESGRDIGMSTDLYQSFKLYQSKILQEYDHMVDEYNFKVLGADDPIETVQKHLRNELKPLLMETHSSIESMSSKPGRLNISA; encoded by the coding sequence GTGGCTCACGCATATCCCGGTAAGTTAATTGTTTTAGAAGGCACGGACGGTGTTGGACGTTCAACTCACGCCGAAATGTTGCAGAACTGGTTAGCCGTCGAAGGCTACGGCGCTGTAATGACCGAATGGAAATCATCAGAATTAATTTCCACAGCTATCGACAAAGCAAAGTCAAAAAATGCTTTGAACACCATTACCTTCTCGCTGCTCTACGCAACAGACTTGGCAGATCGATTGCACAACATAATCGTGCCGGCATTGCGCGCAGGTTTAATTGTTATTGCAGACCGCTACTACTACACAGCCTTTGCTCGTGACGTTGTTCGCGGAGCCGACCAAGCATGGGTACGCAAACTATACGGCTTTGCCGTAGAACCCGATCTCGTCTTCTATTTGAAGATGCCTCTTGAAGGTCTCTTGAAGCGAATCATCACCACTCGCGGCGGCTTAGACTTCTACGAATCCGGTCGCGACATTGGTATGTCCACGGACTTGTATCAATCTTTCAAACTCTATCAGTCGAAGATTCTGCAAGAGTACGACCACATGGTCGACGAATACAACTTCAAAGTCTTGGGCGCTGATGATCCAATCGAAACGGTGCAGAAACACCTGCGCAACGAATTGAAGCCATTGTTGATGGAAACACACTCCAGCATCGAATCAATGAGCAGCAAACCAGGTCGTTTGAATATCTCGGCTTAG
- the tmk gene encoding dTMP kinase, producing the protein MRLFQEHNYPGKLIVVEGVDGSGKSTQLSLLRNWLESRGHSVIFTEWNSSKLISKTIKQAKRSNSLIPVTFSILHATDFADRLENIIIPALKAGLIVLADRYCFTAFARDVARGVDKDWVRNLYGFAIRPNGAFYFQVPVEVSLQRIANSRLPGFYEAGMDVGLSPDPKESYQMFQSIIINEYDKMISEFGFHSMPATRPIHEQQMLFREQAAKVLGI; encoded by the coding sequence ATGCGTTTATTTCAAGAACATAATTACCCAGGAAAATTGATCGTCGTCGAAGGCGTCGATGGTTCCGGAAAATCAACTCAGCTTAGCTTGCTCAGAAATTGGCTGGAATCTCGCGGACATAGCGTGATTTTCACCGAATGGAATTCATCCAAGTTAATTTCCAAAACTATCAAGCAAGCTAAGCGTAGCAACAGCTTAATTCCCGTAACTTTCAGCATCTTGCACGCTACAGACTTTGCTGATCGTTTGGAGAACATCATTATCCCTGCGCTAAAGGCAGGGCTGATTGTTCTAGCCGACCGCTATTGCTTCACGGCCTTTGCCCGTGACGTTGCTCGCGGCGTGGACAAAGATTGGGTACGCAACCTTTACGGATTTGCCATTCGTCCCAATGGCGCATTTTATTTCCAGGTGCCGGTGGAAGTTTCGCTGCAACGCATCGCTAACAGCCGCCTGCCCGGATTTTACGAAGCTGGTATGGATGTCGGCTTGTCACCGGACCCGAAAGAGTCATACCAAATGTTTCAATCAATAATCATCAACGAATACGACAAGATGATTTCAGAATTTGGATTCCACTCAATGCCTGCTACGCGGCCGATTCACGAACAGCAAATGCTTTTCCGTGAACAAGCTGCAAAAGTATTGGGCATATAG
- a CDS encoding tetratricopeptide repeat protein, whose product MNRKNHLPVLLSVAGCTLLSFFMTAASAEELKALHPEKLDPAPHLKQAMTFIKEKRYQEAQKQLDAALELNPNYYEAWGQQALLYVLSGKDDQAIAKYRQLVEVKPELVDAHVNLGSMLAKKNQLKDAEWELRKAIAINYRSVEGHYNLANVLVRAGRYEEALTEYKMCLKLSPNNAMVYNNMGVIYQCRDYLEEAHEAFLHALALDPTNEMFEKNLGLLRQQIRGKTYQAKHVMPAHTQVSTLKSVTK is encoded by the coding sequence ATGAATCGAAAAAACCATTTGCCAGTCTTGTTGAGCGTCGCCGGTTGTACACTGCTTTCTTTCTTCATGACAGCAGCTTCGGCCGAAGAATTGAAGGCGCTGCATCCCGAAAAGCTTGATCCGGCACCGCATTTGAAGCAAGCGATGACCTTCATCAAGGAAAAACGCTATCAAGAGGCACAGAAGCAATTAGATGCCGCTCTCGAATTAAACCCCAATTATTACGAAGCCTGGGGACAGCAGGCGCTTTTGTATGTGCTTAGTGGAAAAGACGATCAGGCAATTGCCAAGTATCGCCAGCTAGTTGAAGTTAAGCCGGAATTAGTCGATGCCCATGTCAACCTTGGAAGTATGTTGGCAAAGAAAAATCAGTTGAAAGATGCTGAGTGGGAATTGCGCAAGGCAATTGCAATCAACTATCGCTCCGTTGAAGGGCATTACAACCTGGCAAATGTTTTGGTGCGCGCCGGACGCTATGAAGAAGCGCTTACCGAATACAAAATGTGTTTGAAGTTGTCGCCTAACAATGCCATGGTCTACAACAACATGGGTGTCATCTACCAGTGTCGTGACTATCTAGAGGAAGCTCACGAAGCATTCCTGCATGCTTTGGCTCTTGATCCTACTAACGAAATGTTCGAGAAGAATTTGGGACTTTTACGTCAACAAATTCGTGGCAAAACATATCAAGCTAAGCACGTAATGCCGGCGCACACACAAGTTTCAACACTGAAGTCTGTTACGAAATAA
- the kdsB gene encoding 3-deoxy-manno-octulosonate cytidylyltransferase, with translation MTSLPNEKIVAILPARWGSTRLPGKPLIDIGGMPLIERVYRQVMQCKLVNEVLVATDDQRILSTVTAFGGKAVLTRSDHHSGTDRLAEVVAKRKDITIAVNVQGDEPCIDPQAVDQAIEPMLEDQSIQMATIACPISDNSAVQNKNIVKVVVDKNNFALYFSRAAIPFVREGQTRSHLHHAGLYVYRRNTLLSISQMPPSRLELAESLEQLRALENGIAIKVIQTNYRPQEVNVATDVEAVVAFLSKPQAFPL, from the coding sequence ATGACTTCTTTGCCGAACGAAAAAATCGTAGCAATACTGCCGGCACGCTGGGGATCAACTCGTTTGCCTGGCAAACCCCTCATTGATATCGGCGGCATGCCGCTAATCGAGCGCGTTTACCGTCAAGTTATGCAGTGCAAACTTGTCAACGAAGTACTTGTAGCAACCGATGACCAACGCATTTTAAGCACCGTCACTGCCTTCGGCGGCAAAGCAGTGCTCACACGCAGCGATCACCATTCAGGCACAGACAGACTGGCTGAAGTAGTGGCAAAACGCAAGGACATTACAATTGCCGTCAATGTGCAAGGCGACGAACCCTGCATTGATCCTCAAGCAGTTGACCAAGCCATAGAGCCTATGCTTGAAGATCAATCTATTCAAATGGCAACAATTGCCTGTCCTATTTCCGACAATTCCGCAGTTCAGAACAAAAACATTGTCAAAGTTGTCGTAGATAAGAACAACTTCGCCCTCTACTTTTCACGAGCGGCAATTCCGTTTGTAAGAGAAGGACAAACACGGTCTCATTTGCATCATGCCGGATTGTACGTATATCGACGCAATACCTTGCTGAGCATATCTCAGATGCCCCCCAGCCGGCTTGAACTGGCCGAATCGCTTGAACAGCTAAGGGCCCTGGAAAATGGCATTGCCATTAAGGTAATTCAGACAAATTACAGACCCCAAGAGGTTAATGTAGCGACCGATGTTGAAGCAGTCGTTGCATTTTTAAGCAAGCCACAAGCTTTTCCACTATAA
- a CDS encoding DUF2490 domain-containing protein — translation MILGKKPACKLGLVVKAAILLLAQLPLCDLTASPAAAQVEKDWGLWSPIYFNAPIRKRWWGYLELNPRINNNVQRFDQLLVRPAIGFRFLRNGYVYNGFCWISNYNIPGRIPANEYRIFQQALFNNEWNTRVGKFVITNRTRLEERLSDFVNGCAIRARHQVRGTYTIGKTNWYLAGSNELFINLNSLQTDIKSGFDQNRLYAGVGRNISKHTSVELGYQWQYVNRIDPVDDLGRSSVMVQIFNNWY, via the coding sequence ATGATATTGGGCAAAAAACCAGCATGCAAGTTAGGGTTAGTTGTAAAAGCAGCAATACTGCTCTTGGCACAATTACCCCTCTGCGACTTGACAGCTTCACCGGCCGCAGCGCAAGTAGAAAAAGATTGGGGACTGTGGTCTCCCATATATTTCAACGCGCCTATCCGCAAACGCTGGTGGGGTTATCTCGAACTCAATCCGCGCATAAACAACAATGTGCAGCGATTTGATCAGTTGCTCGTGAGACCGGCAATTGGTTTTCGATTTCTTCGAAACGGTTATGTCTACAACGGATTTTGTTGGATTAGTAATTACAACATACCAGGCAGAATACCAGCTAATGAATATCGTATTTTTCAGCAAGCCTTGTTCAATAATGAGTGGAATACTCGAGTAGGCAAATTTGTAATTACCAATAGAACACGCTTAGAAGAAAGGCTCTCCGACTTTGTAAACGGTTGCGCTATTAGAGCTCGTCATCAAGTTCGCGGCACATATACGATAGGCAAGACTAATTGGTATCTGGCCGGCTCAAACGAATTATTCATCAATCTCAACTCCTTACAGACAGACATAAAATCCGGATTTGATCAGAACCGTCTTTATGCCGGCGTTGGGCGCAACATTAGCAAACACACAAGCGTTGAACTCGGCTATCAGTGGCAATACGTTAACCGCATTGACCCAGTTGATGATCTCGGTCGCAGTTCCGTCATGGTTCAAATCTTCAACAACTGGTATTGA
- a CDS encoding tetratricopeptide repeat protein, producing MELTRNEAGRHCRVIKSNRGKLKRAALAIVALASLVSANPVSADNWAEAYNKGVTHYRNQDWPEALDAFTEARDLNPKDPQTHKALAIVNTRLHRFNEAETELQSLIQLQDTFDNQMLLAELYLGMGKYPNALSIYQSVLSKDDTNAQALLGSGIANESIGDLDASLEYYEKVIEYYPRSKQAENARARLPRVSKAQKVEQSNRFFPFESSFGEAGLGWWNLRRMPLHVYIDSGEGVRGYRSEMRDVISKALSAWTSASNDNITFIIDGTDPIAESAWKEMDDAKPMILRMQENFANVPHDPVPAQIHIHWTTDMARALGLAWTSKIRDGNPVLSKAHVWITTDRLADSTPIPSRSSPAYDTMFDEQIRMLEAVVTHEIGHVLGLPHLSNPNDMMAAGIYGYNAKDLQEQKQLTSRDTQALAEHYNNFEGNGYQLVNRQAMMDESIKSDNESPKEEKDEKDSSPGMGNTNPWGGLKGSDTPDEKDKEPLSPDEKKAEEEKKIEEEKKAEDDKKAEDDKKAEDEKKAEDEKKAEERPKAGAEDKKDTDAKEDEKKAEEEKKLEEEKKAEEEKKEAEKVKEEEEEKAKAEAEKDKEKESEAGEESTAETTHHSSKPGGKQTGYHPLKEAMFYLNAKQYNEALAILNKYLKGHHNDAQALYLRAVVHVMQRDYPLAAADYKEVIRIYPNSDLSRKATDGLKKISF from the coding sequence GTGGAATTGACACGAAACGAAGCAGGGCGGCATTGCCGTGTCATTAAGTCTAACCGGGGCAAGCTAAAAAGAGCCGCTCTGGCTATAGTTGCTTTAGCATCCTTAGTCTCTGCTAATCCAGTTTCGGCCGACAATTGGGCTGAAGCATACAACAAAGGCGTCACCCACTATCGCAATCAAGACTGGCCGGAAGCACTCGACGCATTTACCGAAGCGCGGGATTTAAATCCTAAAGATCCCCAAACACATAAGGCTCTCGCAATAGTAAACACCAGGTTGCACCGGTTCAATGAAGCGGAGACTGAATTGCAATCCCTAATTCAGTTGCAGGACACATTCGACAATCAAATGCTGCTGGCAGAACTATATCTCGGCATGGGCAAATATCCAAATGCGCTATCTATTTATCAAAGTGTATTGTCTAAAGACGACACAAATGCACAAGCATTGCTTGGCAGTGGTATCGCCAATGAAAGTATCGGCGATCTAGATGCATCCTTAGAGTACTATGAAAAAGTGATCGAATACTATCCCCGCAGCAAGCAAGCAGAAAATGCTAGAGCGCGCTTACCAAGAGTGTCCAAAGCACAAAAGGTCGAGCAGTCAAACAGATTCTTTCCATTCGAATCATCATTTGGTGAAGCTGGTTTAGGCTGGTGGAACCTACGCCGCATGCCATTGCATGTTTACATAGACAGCGGTGAAGGAGTAAGAGGCTATAGGAGCGAAATGCGCGATGTTATTTCCAAAGCGCTAAGCGCCTGGACATCAGCTTCCAACGACAACATTACATTCATCATCGACGGCACTGATCCCATTGCAGAATCGGCATGGAAAGAAATGGATGATGCGAAGCCGATGATTTTGCGTATGCAGGAAAATTTTGCGAATGTTCCACACGATCCAGTGCCGGCACAAATTCACATTCACTGGACAACAGATATGGCTAGGGCTCTTGGCTTAGCCTGGACAAGTAAAATTCGAGATGGCAATCCTGTATTATCCAAAGCCCACGTATGGATCACAACAGACAGACTAGCTGACAGTACTCCAATTCCCTCGCGCTCCTCTCCGGCATATGACACCATGTTTGATGAGCAAATTAGAATGCTCGAAGCAGTCGTAACGCACGAAATTGGCCACGTACTAGGCTTGCCACACCTTAGCAATCCAAATGACATGATGGCTGCCGGTATTTATGGATACAACGCCAAGGATTTGCAAGAACAAAAGCAATTAACATCCAGAGACACTCAGGCGCTCGCCGAACACTATAACAATTTCGAAGGAAATGGCTACCAATTGGTAAATCGGCAAGCCATGATGGACGAATCGATAAAATCCGACAACGAATCACCCAAGGAAGAGAAGGATGAAAAAGATAGCAGTCCTGGCATGGGAAACACTAATCCTTGGGGCGGTCTAAAGGGATCAGATACACCAGATGAAAAAGACAAAGAACCTTTGTCTCCCGACGAGAAAAAGGCAGAAGAAGAGAAAAAAATAGAGGAAGAGAAGAAGGCTGAGGACGACAAGAAAGCCGAGGACGACAAGAAAGCCGAAGACGAGAAAAAGGCTGAAGACGAGAAAAAGGCTGAAGAGAGGCCCAAAGCAGGTGCTGAAGACAAAAAAGACACAGATGCTAAAGAAGACGAGAAAAAAGCAGAAGAAGAGAAAAAATTAGAGGAAGAGAAGAAGGCCGAAGAAGAAAAGAAAGAAGCTGAAAAAGTCAAAGAAGAAGAAGAGGAAAAAGCAAAAGCCGAGGCTGAAAAAGATAAGGAAAAAGAATCAGAAGCAGGCGAAGAGTCTACAGCTGAAACCACGCACCATAGCTCCAAGCCAGGTGGCAAGCAAACAGGCTATCATCCGTTGAAGGAAGCAATGTTCTATCTCAACGCAAAACAGTACAACGAAGCACTTGCGATCTTGAACAAGTATCTAAAAGGGCATCATAACGACGCACAAGCGCTTTACTTAAGAGCTGTTGTTCATGTAATGCAGCGTGACTATCCTCTAGCTGCTGCGGACTACAAAGAAGTCATCAGAATCTATCCAAATTCGGACTTATCGAGAAAGGCAACTGACGGACTTAAGAAAATTAGTTTTTAG